The following proteins come from a genomic window of Rutidosis leptorrhynchoides isolate AG116_Rl617_1_P2 chromosome 10, CSIRO_AGI_Rlap_v1, whole genome shotgun sequence:
- the LOC139872713 gene encoding uncharacterized protein — translation MGNSASLVNVKVFSDKKKKRVMFIEANQDFVEVVCSFMTLPLGTIARHFYNNNGNNLGRLTSIYQSVVNLDVAHFTNNKCREDLVNPINASYDLCKNLVFNLNDTGFKATIGKAAEPVFLKKKGSFIITDDLTITPVFLDTYIQLLTTLGVKDMNDLVEQTVSFGFEAFYRLLRCSLYTKNPLTNVVFGRGWSYSFTASKLSDLSKPTMAKFVIQKSKEKVLCAQVDNIFVELLFSFLTIPLGAVVRLTDDKKSVFDSSVAIHNLSNSISKLGDENYFKSEDIKKRLVEPMLASNYQSVTDFLPHIYKQDTVKGSFLKEKASLVVSDDMQILVSPSVDTFSKFTSGIPVDDIELLPLSIGEQEALLILNLSLHSKSVLTNFFKSSPHYKEKVKGGAK, via the exons ATGGGAAACAGTGCATCGTTGGTTAACGTGAAAGTATTTAGTGACAAAAAAAAGAAAAGGGTGATGTTTATAGAAGCAAATCAAGACTTTGTTGAAGTTGTTTGCAGTTTTATGACTTTACCACTCGGAACTATCGCAAGACACTTctacaacaacaacggcaacaatctTGGACGCTTGACATCTATTTATCAAAGTGTTGTCAACCTTGATGTTGCGCATTTCACTAACAACAAGTGTAGAGAGGATCTCGTTAATCCGATAAACGCGTCATACGATCTTTGCAAGAATCTGGTTTTTAACCTTAATGATACAGGATTTAAAGCTACTATTGGCAAGGCTGCTGAACCGGTGTTCCTAAAAAAGAAAGGATCTTTCATCATCACCGATGATCTCACTATTACACCTGTCTTTCTCGATACATACATCCAACTTCTTACAACTCTTGGTGTTAAAGACATGAACGATTTGGTCGAACAAACTGTATCCTTTGGTTTTGAAGcg TTTTATCGACTACTTCGGTGCTCATTATACACTAAAAATCCACTGACGAATGTGGTTTTTGGTCGAGGTTGGTCATATTCCTTCACAGCCTCCAAACTGAGCGATTTGTCCAAACCTACAATGGCAAAATTTGTGATACAAAAATCAAAAGAGAAGGTGTTATGTGCACAAGTGGATAACATTTTTGTGGAGTTGCTCTTTAGCTTTCTAACCATACCGTTGGGCGCTGTAGTGCGCTTAACAGACGATAAAAAATCTGTCTTTGATAGTTCAGTGGCTATCCATAATTTAAGTAATAGTATTTCAAAGTTGGGTGACGAAAATTACTTCAAATCTGAGGATATCAAGAAAAGGTTAGTTGAGCCAATGCTTGCATCAAATTATCAAAGTGTAACTGACTTTTTGCCTCATATTTATAAACAAGATACAGTTAAAGGTAGTTTCCTCAAGGAAAAAGCGTCGTTGGTGGTTTCAGATGATATGCAGATACTTGTCTCACCGTCTGTTGACACTTTTTCCAAATTTACTTCTGGTATTCCTGTTGATGATATTGAGCTTCTCCCCTTGAGCATTGGTGAACAAGAG GCACTTTTGATTCTCAATTTGTCTCTTCATTCAAAGTCAGTTTTAACTAATTTCTTCAAGTCGTCACCACATTATAAAGAAAAAGTTAAAGGTGGAGCCAAATAA
- the LOC139871582 gene encoding uncharacterized protein — translation MGNDAKSVHLKVFIDKKKKKVMFAEAEEDFVEILFSFLTLPLGTIAKLSNKHAADSKDIKVGSLNSLYKSVENLENKHFSNEHCKVALLNPTSSSNTLCQKLKINLHDTKPVDARVVSDAVFVQKKASFIITDDLNVVPVMLDTSLTLLNSLGVEYIDLLEEQTMDFGLEEFSDLLKWSLMTNNPLTSMVLGGSKPCSCICCIKNSTLSNLPSILGYSGHSQTIKLLVQKSTNKVLCAQVENFFVEMLFSFLTIPLGAVKRLTIDKSSSLGIDNVYNSISSLGDRKYLKSEEMKTLLLIPKLAANYLRVTELLPIYEKNISSGRFLKEQATFIISDDLEVTISPSISTISKFNTLGVPVGDIEVMEVSIGEQEALLILKASLTSTSALTDCLSAFKKAKSLT, via the exons ATGGGAAATGATGCGAAATCTGTCCACCTAAAAGTATTTATTGACAAAAAGAAGAAAAAGGTGATGTTTGCGGAAGCAGAAGAAGACTTTGTCGAAATTCTCTTTAGTTTTCTTACTTTACCCTTAGGAACAATTGCAAAACTCTCAAACAAACATGCAGCAGATTCAAAGGATATAAAAGTCGGAAGCTTGAATTCGTTATATAAAAGCGTTGAAAATCTTGAAAATAAGCATTTCTCTAATGAGCATTGCAAGGTTGCACTTCTTAACCCAACGAGTTCATCCAATACTCTGTGTCAAAAGCTAAAAATAAATCTACACGACACAAAACCAGTTGATGCTCGTGTAGTTAGTGATGCAGTGTTTGTCCAAAAAAAGGCGTCGTTCATAATAACCGATGATCTCAATGTAGTACCCGTCATGCTTGATACAAGTCTCACCCTCCTTAACTCTCTTGGCGTTGAATACATTGACTTGCTAGAAGAACAAACCATGGATTTTGGTCTTGAAGAG TTTTCGGATCTACTAAAGTGGTCATTGATGACAAATAATCCTTTAACAAGCATGGTTCTTGGAGGAAGTAAGCCTTGCTCGTGCATATGCTGCATCAAGAATTCTACTTTGAGTAATTTACCATCGATTTTGGGTTACTCTGGACATTCGCAAACGATAAAACTACTGGTACAAAAATCTACAAACAAGGTACTATGTGCACAAGTGGAGAATTTTTTCGTCGAAATGCTCTTCAGCTTCCTAACCATCCCATTGGGTGCGGTAAAACGTTTAACAATCGATAAGTCTTCCTCATTGGGTATAGATAATGTGTACAATAGTATTTCAAGTTTAGGGGATAGAAAATACTTAAAATCGGAAGAGATGAAGACATTGCTACTTATCCCAAAGCTTGCAGCTAATTATCTTCGTGTCACTGAATTGCTTCCGATTTATGAGAAAAATATAAGTTCGGGTAGGTTCCTTAAAGAACAAGCAACGTTCATAATTTCTGATGATCTAGAAGTAACAATCTCCCCTTCTATATCGACTATTTCAAAATTCAACACACTTGGTGTTCCTGTTGGTGATATTGAGGTTATGGAAGTAAGCATTGGTGAACAAGAG GCACTATTAATTCTCAAGGCTTCTCTTACCTCAACTTCAGCTTTAACTGATTGCCTCAGCGCATTCAAAAAGGCGAAATCGCTGACTTGA
- the LOC139872206 gene encoding pescadillo homolog — protein sequence MPKHYRPAGKKKEGNAARYITRSKAVKYLQVSLSVFRRLCIFKGIFPRDPKKKVKGNHHTYYHMKDMLILKHEPLVDIFREMRAHEKKVKKAMSKKNKDLVERLLIRKPSYTLDMVIRERYPKFIDALRDMDDCLTMVHLFAALPAIERENIQAERIHNCRGLSLEWQAYISRTHKLRKAFISVKGIYYQAEVDGQKVTWLTPHALQQVLPQDVDYKIMLTFLEFYETLLGFVNLRLYHSIKLKYPPILDPRLKALAADLYALTRYVDAKDRAIGANNDESELRLAQLQDQLPANEPGALMHLVDNAADNENEDDEETKACKMLFHNKTFFLGREVPRESLLFVITAFGGVASWEGEGAPFEESNQTINYQIVDRPTQSHRFISRDYVQPQWVFDCINARIILPTEDYMVGKVLPPHLSPFVDNEAEGYVPEYAETIKRLQAASRKEILPMPGAEQDDPQNLLVEGIIDRTKAKEAAETKKKMAMHQAQYHEELKKELEGTHYTPPIATESKKIIDDNDDTSLQQFAKDEDNLSTVTMPRKKKRLYEAMKINIERKKANVDTLETRKKVLKKSKKTTSE from the exons ATGCCGAAACATTACAGACCTGCT GGGAAGAAGAAGGAAGGAAACGCAGCTAGATACATAACTAGGTCAAAAGCTGTTAAGTATCTTCAAGTCAGTCTCTCTGTTTTCAG GCGATTATGTATCTTCAAAGGTATTTTTCCTCGGGACCCAAAGAAAAAGGTGAAGGGAAACCACCACACGTATTATCACATGAAAGATATGCTCATTCTTAAACATGAGCCACTTGTTGATATATTCCGTGAGATGCGTGCACATGAGAAAAAGGTGAAGAAGGCAATGTCTAAGAAGAACAAAGATCTTGTTGAACGTCTATTGATACGAAAGCCTTCCTACACACTCGATATGGTTATCCGTGAGAG ATATCCAAAATTCATTGATGCATTAAGAGATATGGATGACTGTCTTACAATGGTACACCTTTTTGCTGCATTACCTGCTATAGAGAGGGAAAATATCCAAGCCGAGCGAATTCATAACTGTCGAGG GTTGAGCCTTGAGTGGCAGGCATACATTTCTCGCACACATAAGTTACGAAAGGCTTTTATATCTGTGAAAGGCATATATTATCAG GCAGAGGTTGATGGGCAAAAAGTCACATGGTTGACTCCGCATGCACTGCAGCAAGTCTTGCCCCAAGATGTTGATTATAAGATCATGCTTACATTTTTGGAATTCTATGAG ACCCTTCTTGGTTTTGTCAATCTCAGACTCTATCATTCGATTAAACTGAAGTATCCACCTATCCTTGATCCTCGACTTAAAGCTTTAGCAGCTG ATTTATATGCTTTGACAAGGTATGTTGATGCTAAAGACCGGGCAATTGGAGCAAATAATGATGAGTCTGAGCTTAGACTTGCTCAACTTCAGGATCAACTTCCTGCTAATGAACCTGGTGCATTGATGCATCTTGTTGATAATGCTGCTGATAAtgagaatgaagatgatgaagaaacaaAGGCATGTAAAATGCTTTTTCACAATAAGACATTCTTCTTGGGTCGTGAG GTTCCCAGGGAGTCGTTGCTTTTTGTGATAACTGCATTTGGTGGTGTGGCTTCATGGGAAGGTGAAGGAGCTCCATTTGAAGAATCTAATCAGACCATAAATTATCag ATTGTTGATAGACCAACTCAAAGTCATCGGTTCATTTCCAGAGATTATGTACAGCCACAATGGGTCTTCGATTGCATAAATGCACGGATCATACTACCAACTGAGGATTATATGGTTGGAAA GGTTCTTCCACCACATTTGTCTCCTTTCGTTGACAATGAAGCAGAAGGGTATGTACCAGAGTATGCAGAAACCATTAAAAGACTTCAAGCTGCTTCAAGAAAAGAAATCCTTCCTATGCCTGGTGCAGAACAAGATGATCCCCAAAATCTACTTGTTGAAGGTATCATCGATCGTACAAAAGCCAAAGAAGCTGCTGAAACTAAAAAGAAG ATGGCAATGCATCAAGCTCAGTACCATGAAGAATTAAAGAAGGAACTTGAAGGGACACACTACACACCTCCTATTGCTACTGAAAGTAAGAAGATaatagatgataatgatgatacctcTCTACAGCAGTTTGCTAAGGATGAAGACAACTTATCCACAGTTACTATGCCTCGCAAAAAGAAAAGACTTTATGAAGCCATGAAG ATAAATATAGAAAGGAAGAAGGCAAATGTCGACACCCTTGAGACTCGGAAGAAAGTTTTAAAGAAAAGCAAGAAAACGACGTCAGAGTGA